A section of the Flavobacterium sp. CG_23.5 genome encodes:
- the lon gene encoding endopeptidase La, with the protein MSNHKILTIDNLSLQEFDTEADLIPLLTPEDEEEMNNEALPESLAILPLRNMVLFPGVVIPITAGRDKSIKLINDANAAGKVIGVVAQKNEEDEDPTTEDIHKVGTVARILRVLKMPDGNVTVILQGKKRFEIDNVVSEAPYIVANIKEIAEKRPAKHDTEFVAILDSVKELAIQIIKESPNIPTEATFAIKNIESQSFLINFVTSNMNLSVKEKQDLLAINELKLRALETLRYMNIELQKLELKNDIQSKVRFDLDQQQREYFLHQQMKTIQEELGGVSQEEEMDEMSLKAKSKKWDEKTQKHFEKELAKMRKMNPQAPDFGIQRNYLELFLDLPWNEYSKDNFDLKRAQKILDRDHFGLEDVKKRMIEHLAVLKLRNDMKSPIICLTGPPGVGKTSIGRSIAEALGRKYVRISLGGLRDEAEIRGHRKTYIGAMPGRIIQSLKKAGTSNPVFVLDEIDKLSNGSHGDPSSALLEVLDPEQNNSFYDNFLEMGYDLSKVMFIATSNNMATVQPALKDRMEIIQMSGYTIEEKVEISRQHLFPRQLKEHGLTSKDLTIGKKQLEKIVEGYTRESGVRGLEAKIAQVIRNAAKSVAMEEEYNKKVTDQDIIKTLGVPRLERDKYENNDVAGVVTGLAWTSVGGDILFIESLLSPGKGGMTITGNLGTVMKESATIALEYIKANTALLGLDSELLSKYNIHLHVPEGATPKDGPSAGIAMLTSLVSLLTQKRVKKNLAMTGEITLRGKVLPVGGLKEKILAAKRANIKEIILCQDNKSDIDEIKPEYLEGLTFHYVREMSDVLKFALTDQKVKNAKVL; encoded by the coding sequence ATGTCAAATCATAAAATACTTACAATTGACAATCTGTCACTTCAAGAATTTGATACCGAAGCAGATTTAATACCATTATTAACTCCTGAAGATGAGGAGGAGATGAACAATGAAGCATTGCCCGAATCATTAGCGATTTTGCCTCTTCGAAATATGGTTTTGTTTCCTGGAGTGGTAATACCAATTACGGCTGGAAGAGACAAATCCATAAAATTAATTAATGATGCAAATGCTGCTGGTAAAGTCATTGGTGTTGTTGCTCAAAAAAATGAGGAAGACGAAGATCCCACGACAGAAGATATCCATAAAGTAGGAACTGTAGCAAGAATTCTTCGTGTTTTAAAAATGCCCGATGGAAACGTAACGGTTATTCTTCAAGGAAAAAAACGATTTGAAATTGACAACGTTGTTTCGGAAGCCCCTTATATAGTTGCAAATATTAAAGAAATTGCAGAAAAAAGACCTGCTAAACACGACACGGAGTTTGTTGCAATTCTTGATTCGGTTAAGGAACTTGCTATTCAAATAATTAAAGAAAGTCCAAATATTCCAACGGAAGCAACATTTGCAATCAAAAATATTGAAAGCCAATCGTTTTTGATCAATTTTGTTACTTCAAACATGAATTTATCTGTCAAGGAAAAACAAGACTTACTGGCAATTAATGAATTGAAATTAAGAGCATTAGAGACATTGCGTTATATGAATATTGAGTTACAAAAACTCGAATTAAAAAACGATATTCAATCTAAAGTTCGTTTTGATTTAGATCAACAACAACGCGAATATTTCCTTCACCAACAAATGAAAACCATTCAAGAAGAATTGGGTGGCGTTTCTCAGGAAGAGGAAATGGATGAAATGAGTTTGAAAGCCAAATCAAAAAAATGGGACGAAAAAACGCAAAAGCATTTCGAGAAAGAGTTAGCTAAAATGCGTAAAATGAATCCTCAAGCACCTGATTTTGGAATTCAAAGAAACTATTTAGAATTGTTTTTAGATTTGCCGTGGAATGAGTATTCAAAAGATAACTTCGATTTAAAACGAGCACAAAAAATTCTTGACAGGGACCATTTTGGATTAGAAGACGTTAAGAAAAGAATGATAGAACATTTGGCAGTTTTAAAATTGCGAAATGATATGAAATCCCCAATTATTTGTTTGACAGGACCTCCGGGAGTTGGAAAAACTTCTATCGGACGATCAATTGCTGAAGCATTAGGCAGAAAATATGTTCGAATTTCGCTCGGTGGTTTGCGTGATGAAGCGGAAATACGAGGACACAGAAAAACCTATATCGGTGCAATGCCTGGCCGAATAATTCAAAGTTTGAAAAAAGCCGGGACATCAAATCCAGTTTTTGTTTTGGATGAAATTGATAAATTGTCAAACGGCAGTCACGGTGATCCATCTTCTGCTTTACTGGAAGTTTTAGACCCGGAACAAAATAATTCGTTTTATGATAATTTCTTGGAAATGGGATATGATTTGTCAAAAGTCATGTTTATTGCCACTTCAAATAATATGGCTACAGTCCAGCCTGCTTTGAAAGACAGAATGGAAATTATACAAATGTCAGGATATACTATTGAAGAAAAAGTAGAAATTTCGCGTCAGCATTTATTTCCAAGACAATTGAAAGAACACGGCTTGACTTCGAAAGATTTGACTATTGGAAAAAAACAATTGGAAAAAATTGTGGAAGGATATACGCGCGAATCTGGAGTTCGTGGTCTGGAAGCTAAAATTGCACAAGTGATTCGTAATGCGGCCAAATCAGTTGCAATGGAAGAGGAGTACAATAAAAAGGTTACGGATCAAGATATTATTAAAACCCTTGGTGTTCCTAGATTAGAACGTGATAAATATGAAAATAATGATGTTGCTGGCGTAGTTACAGGTTTGGCTTGGACGTCTGTTGGTGGTGATATTCTTTTCATAGAATCTTTACTTTCTCCAGGAAAAGGAGGAATGACCATAACTGGGAATTTGGGAACTGTGATGAAAGAGTCGGCAACAATTGCTTTGGAATATATCAAAGCTAATACTGCTCTTTTAGGTCTGGATTCAGAATTGCTATCAAAATATAATATTCACTTGCATGTTCCCGAAGGAGCTACCCCAAAAGATGGTCCTAGTGCTGGAATTGCCATGTTGACTTCTTTGGTTTCTCTTTTAACACAAAAGAGAGTGAAGAAAAATCTAGCGATGACAGGAGAAATTACCCTAAGAGGAAAAGTATTGCCTGTTGGAGGACTGAAGGAAAAGATTTTGGCAGCAAAAAGAGCGAACATAAAAGAAATTATTTTATGTCAGGATAATAAAAGTGATATTGATGAAATAAAACCGGAATATCTTGAAGGACTTACTTTTCATTATGTTAGGGAAATGAGTGACGTTTTGAAATTTGCTTTGACTGATCAAAAAGTTAAAAACGCAAAAGTTTTATAA